In Thermodesulfobacteriota bacterium, the following are encoded in one genomic region:
- a CDS encoding adenine nucleotide alpha hydrolase translates to MKTKALLSWSGGKDCAAALAGVLAEGRLDVAALVTTVTAGYGRISMHGVRTVLLQGQARALGIPLEEIVIPRAASNEAYEAALEGVLLRYRGAIPTVVYGDIFLRDVREYRERHLRRLEFECEFPLWGMDTGKLAREFIESGWRAVVVCVDGEALGGEFAGREYDRDFLTDLPDDVDPCGENGEFHTFVYDGPIFGRSVEFERGEVVKRDGRFYFCDLLPAPAK, encoded by the coding sequence AAAACCAAGGCGCTTTTATCGTGGAGCGGGGGCAAGGACTGCGCAGCCGCGCTCGCCGGGGTGCTCGCCGAAGGAAGGCTCGACGTGGCCGCGCTCGTGACGACCGTTACTGCCGGGTACGGGAGGATCAGCATGCACGGGGTGAGGACCGTGCTCCTCCAGGGGCAGGCGCGGGCGCTCGGGATTCCGCTGGAAGAGATAGTTATACCCCGGGCGGCGTCTAACGAGGCGTACGAGGCCGCGCTCGAAGGCGTTCTCCTCCGGTACAGGGGCGCTATACCGACGGTCGTTTACGGCGATATCTTCCTCCGGGACGTGAGGGAATACCGGGAGCGGCATTTGCGGAGGCTCGAATTCGAATGTGAATTTCCGCTGTGGGGAATGGATACGGGAAAGCTCGCGCGGGAATTTATCGAATCGGGATGGAGAGCCGTCGTCGTGTGCGTGGACGGCGAGGCGCTCGGCGGGGAGTTTGCCGGAAGGGAGTATGACCGTGACTTTCTCACCGACCTCCCGGACGACGTCGATCCCTGTGGGGAGAACGGCGAATTCCACACGTTCGTCTACGACGGGCCGATATTCGGCCGGAGTGTGGAGTTCGAAAGGGGCGAGGTCGTAAAGAGGGACGGCAGGTTTTATTTCTGCGACCTTCTGCCGGCCCCGGCGAAATGA